One region of Labrus bergylta chromosome 23, fLabBer1.1, whole genome shotgun sequence genomic DNA includes:
- the ndufa12 gene encoding NADH dehydrogenase [ubiquinone] 1 alpha subcomplex subunit 12 — MAQYMNVVRRALGQIGGHGGVKGFLVQLFRVNDVKTGALIGVDKYGNKYFEDKKNYFFGRHRWVIYTTEMNGKNTMWEVDGSMVPAEWHRWLHCMTEDPPTTHPPEPKKFLAEVHQFNVSGTSQQYVPYSTTTKKIHEWIPPKAGAQ, encoded by the exons ATGGCGCAGTATATGAACGTAGTCCGAAGGGCTTTGGGACAAATAGGAGGTCATGGAGGAGTTAAAGGTTTTCTCGTCCAGTTATTCAG GGTGAATGATGTGAAGACGGGAGCCCTGATTGGAGTGGATAAATATGGAAACAAATACTTTGAGGACAAGAAGAACTACTTCTTCG GACGTCACCGCTGGGTGATCTACACAACAGAGATGAACGGAAAAAACACCATGTGGGAGGTGGACGGCAGCATGGTGCCAGCTGAATG GCACCGCTGGCTGCACTGCATGACAGAAGACCCCCCCACCACGCACCCACCAGAGCCTAAGAAGTTCCTGGCTGAGGTCCATCAGTTCAACGTCAGCGGTACCTCCCAGCAATATGTGCCCTACTCCACTACCACCAAGAAGATCCACGAGTGGATCCCACCAAAAGCGGGAGCTCAGTGA